In Fodinicurvata sediminis DSM 21159, the genomic window AGTACAACTGGACGGCTGGATCGAAAATGCACTTCAGGATGCCGCGCGCGAGAACATATCCGGCAAGGCCGTCACGTCCTTCCTGCTTTCACGGCTGCACGAGATGAGCGCCGGGGCAACCCTGGCCGCCAACCGAGCCCTTTTGCTGTCCAATGCCACAATGGCCGGTCGGATTGCTGCCGCCTGGGCGACGTAGAACGCTTACATCTCCGAGTCGGGCTTGCCCGAGTGCTTCCAGAAGTCCCAACCGGCCAGCAGCAGCGTTATCAGGACCACCACGATAAGATCGATGTGTGGAACGCCGATCACGAGGACACCAAGGAAGCCCAAAAGAACCAGGAACGCCACCAGGGCCATAATTCGATCCGTCATTCTCAAGCCTCCTGAAGTTCGGGGGACGCCACCTGGAGTGCCAGCCAGCGGGCCGTACGCAGCAAGCGGGCGTCATCTCCCTTGCGGCCAATCACCTGTACGCCCATGGGCAGACCGTTCTCCGCTTCCAGAAGCGGTATGGTGACGGCCGGCAAGCCACAGAGCGTCCAAATTCCATTGAACACGGAACTGCCCGTATACTCCAGCCCCTCTGGTGCCGGCGTTGGCGTGGAGGGGGTCAGGATCACGTCGCAACGCTCGAAGACTTCAGCCAATCCTGCATTCAACACATCGGGCCAGTCCAGGGCAGCGATGTAGTCTCGCGCGGGCACAGCCTTTCCCTTGTCCATCGCTTCACGCAGCTTGTCCGACAACCGATCCCAGCCGCGTCGTTCATAGCTGTAGTAGCACTTCGCCATTTCGGCAAAGTTGATCCGCTCACGAATCGCAGGGGCATCACTGAACACGTTTGGCAGGGGAGCTTCGAAGCAGCCCTCCCCCAAAAGATCCGTGAACTCCTTCATCGCCATCTGTGTCTGGGAATCGGCCTCGTCCCATCCGGGCGGACGCACGAAACCGACCATCGGCGTGACCGGCGGATCCGATTTTGCAATCTTCAGCATGCGCGGCGGAGGGGACAAATCGGTTGCCCTGTCCGCCTCGTCATGACCAAACAGGCAATCACTGAGCAGGGCGGCATCCTGAAGGGTGCGCGCGAAGATTCCAACTGTATCCAGACTGGGGGACTGGGCCAGGATACCGCTACGCGGAATCGCTCCGAAACTGGGTTTGAAGCCGACCACGCCGCAATAGGCTGCAGGACGAACAACCGAACCATCGGTCTGTGTTCCAATGGCCAGCGGCACCATGCCGGCGCCGACCGCCGCCGCGGATCCCGACGAGGAACCGCCCGGTGTATGATTGGGATTGTGCGGATTGCGCGTCTTGCCGGGCTGGCGATAGGCCAGTTCGGTGGCCACCGTCTTGCCCATGATGATCGCACCGGCCGCCTTCAGTCGCTCTACGACATAGGCATCCTTGGTGGGAACACGGCCTTCATCGATGGGCGTTCCATTCTCGGTCGGAATGCGCCGGGTGTCGATGATGTCCTTCAAGGCCACCGGCAGGCCATGCAATGGGCCGGTGGCACGCCCCGTCCCGCGATACTTGTCCAGGGCCGCAGCCTGTTCAAGGACATGGTCACTGTCCAGCCAGGCCCAGGCCTGGACCTCGCCCTCGCGGGCGGCAATCCGGTCCAGGAAGCCCTGCGCCACATCCACGGCCTTCAGCTCGCCTTTGACCATTCGGTCCCGCAGCTCGACCGCACTCAGGTCGAGCTTGGGGTCCACTTTGTTTTGTGTCTTAGCGGCCATAGAACACCTGCGGCAGATGGAAGACGAGACCATCGAAGTTATAGACCAGTGCCATGGCGACAAAGACCATGAAGAGGAATGGCAAGACCCCCTTGAAGATCTGCGTCAGCTGCACTTCGGGCGGCGCAATTCCCTTAAGGTAATAGGCCGACATGGCCATGGGCGGTGTCAGGAAGCTGGTCTGCAGGTTGAGTGCCACCAAGATGCCGAAGAACAGCGGATCGACACCGAACATCGGCAGCAGCGGCAGGAAGATCGGTACGAAGATGATGATGATCTCGGACCATTCCAGCGGCCAGCCCAGAAGGAAGATGATCAACTGTGCCAACAGCAGGAACTGCAGCGGCGTCAAATCGAGTCCCTCGACGAACTGCGAGATCAACTGCTCGCCGCCCAGATAGGAGAAGACCGACGAGAAGACATAGGAGCCGACAAACAGCCAGCAGACCATGGCCGTGGTACGAACCGTCAGGTAGACGGATTCACGCAGCCGCTGGAAGGTCATGGCGCGATAGACCACGGCCAGCAGCATGCCACCGAGGGCGCCGACAGCCGCGGCTTCCGTGGGCGTGGCCAGACCGAAGAGAATCGAGCCCAGAACCGCCAGGATCAAGACAGCCAGCGGTAGGAACGAGGTCACCAGCATCAACAGCAGCTTCCCGAAGGGAATATCCGGCACCTCCTCCTTGGTGGGCTTGGGCGCCACGCTGGGCTGAATGATCGAACGCCCGATCACATAGGTCACGTAGAGCCCCACCAGTACCAGCCCCGGAAGGAGTGCACCGGCGTAGAGACGCACAATGGAGACCCCCGAGGCCGCCGCATAGACGATCAGCATGATCGAGGGCGGGATCAGGATACCCAAAGTTCCACCGGCGCAGATGATGCCGCTGGCGAAGCTGGTGTTGTAGCGCACCTTCAGCATGGCAGGCAGGGCCAGCAGCCCCATCAGGGTAACCACAGCGCCCACGATGCCCGTTGCCGTGGCAAACAGCATGCAGGTGATGAGCGCCGCCACGCCCATGGAGCCGGGAAGCCTCTTGGCCGCCACGTTCAGGGTCGAAAACAGACGATCGACAATGTTCGCCCGTTCGACGATGTACCCCATGAAGAGGAACAGAGGAACCGCGGTCAGGACCTCGTTCGACATGACCGTATAGGTCTGGTTCACGAAGAGATCGAAGATCCGACTGTTCAGCAGACCGTCGAACCAGGTCGTGACCGAGGACCACCAGTCGGCATTTTCGTCCAGGCGCAGATAATCGCGCCACATGCGGTTCGGTTCAAAATAGGCGTAATAGCCTACGAACATGCCCAGGGCCATCAGCGTGAAAGCGATGGGGAACCCCAGGAAAACCAGAATGATAAAGATGGCCAGCATCAACAGGGCGACTTGGGGATCAGTCACGTTAAGCGGCTCCGTTCAAAAGAAAGTCCTGGACAAGAGGTGCGGCCTTGGCAGGCGCACCCGGCTCACAGTTTGTGCTTTTCACTGTCGTAGCCCGTCATTTCATGTTCCGGGCCGGAGTGCAGCAACATCTCCTCGGTCTCCTTCACATCCTCGTCCGGCAGACGCCAATAGCCTTCGCGCATGCAGAGGATGCAGCGGAAAACCTGTGCGATTCCCTGTATGATCAGCAGGGCCGCGGCAAGCGCCATGGCGGTCTTGAACTGATAAATCGGAACGCCGGCCGGACTGTTCACGCTGACCTCACCGTAGCTCCAGCTTCGCTCAGCATAGTCCCAGCCACGAAGCATCAGGGCCAAGATTCCGGGGAAAAAGAAGAAGATGTACAGGAACAGATCGACCGCGGCCTGGGTCCGCGGCTTCCAGAGGCGATAGAGAAAATCGCCGCGCACATGCCCCCCACGGGACAGGGTGTAGGCCCCGCCAACCATGAAAAGGCTGCCGTACATGATGAAGGAAACGTCGAGTGACCAGGTGGTCGGCGCATTCAGGAGATAGCGAACAAAGACTTCGTAGCTGACGCCGAACGTCATCAGGATGATCAGCCACCCGAAACCCTTGCCAAACCAGCCCGAAAGCTTGTCAGCAAACTGAA contains:
- a CDS encoding TRAP transporter large permease produces the protein MTDPQVALLMLAIFIILVFLGFPIAFTLMALGMFVGYYAYFEPNRMWRDYLRLDENADWWSSVTTWFDGLLNSRIFDLFVNQTYTVMSNEVLTAVPLFLFMGYIVERANIVDRLFSTLNVAAKRLPGSMGVAALITCMLFATATGIVGAVVTLMGLLALPAMLKVRYNTSFASGIICAGGTLGILIPPSIMLIVYAAASGVSIVRLYAGALLPGLVLVGLYVTYVIGRSIIQPSVAPKPTKEEVPDIPFGKLLLMLVTSFLPLAVLILAVLGSILFGLATPTEAAAVGALGGMLLAVVYRAMTFQRLRESVYLTVRTTAMVCWLFVGSYVFSSVFSYLGGEQLISQFVEGLDLTPLQFLLLAQLIIFLLGWPLEWSEIIIIFVPIFLPLLPMFGVDPLFFGILVALNLQTSFLTPPMAMSAYYLKGIAPPEVQLTQIFKGVLPFLFMVFVAMALVYNFDGLVFHLPQVFYGR
- a CDS encoding TRAP transporter small permease subunit, which gives rise to MLWYIQFADKLSGWFGKGFGWLIILMTFGVSYEVFVRYLLNAPTTWSLDVSFIMYGSLFMVGGAYTLSRGGHVRGDFLYRLWKPRTQAAVDLFLYIFFFFPGILALMLRGWDYAERSWSYGEVSVNSPAGVPIYQFKTAMALAAALLIIQGIAQVFRCILCMREGYWRLPDEDVKETEEMLLHSGPEHEMTGYDSEKHKL
- a CDS encoding amidase, with translation MDPKLDLSAVELRDRMVKGELKAVDVAQGFLDRIAAREGEVQAWAWLDSDHVLEQAAALDKYRGTGRATGPLHGLPVALKDIIDTRRIPTENGTPIDEGRVPTKDAYVVERLKAAGAIIMGKTVATELAYRQPGKTRNPHNPNHTPGGSSSGSAAAVGAGMVPLAIGTQTDGSVVRPAAYCGVVGFKPSFGAIPRSGILAQSPSLDTVGIFARTLQDAALLSDCLFGHDEADRATDLSPPPRMLKIAKSDPPVTPMVGFVRPPGWDEADSQTQMAMKEFTDLLGEGCFEAPLPNVFSDAPAIRERINFAEMAKCYYSYERRGWDRLSDKLREAMDKGKAVPARDYIAALDWPDVLNAGLAEVFERCDVILTPSTPTPAPEGLEYTGSSVFNGIWTLCGLPAVTIPLLEAENGLPMGVQVIGRKGDDARLLRTARWLALQVASPELQEA